The DNA region CGACGCAGATCGACCTCGACGCCCCGCCGTCCGGCACGGCCGACGCCTACCTCCGCCTGCACCTGCTGTCCCACCGGCTCGTCCCGCCGCACGGGCAGAACCTCGACGGCATCTTCGCCGTGCTGCCGAACGTGGTGTGGACCGACCGCGGGCCGTGCGCCCCGGAGAACTTCGAGGACACCCGGCTGCGGATGCGCGCCGCGCACGGCACCGCGCCCACCGTCTACGGGGTCGACAGGTTCCCGCGGATGGTCGACTACGTGCTGCCCAGCGGCGTCCGGATCGCGGACGCCGACCGGGTCCGGCTCGGGGCGCACCTGGCTGAGGGCACGACGGTCATGCACGAGGGCTTCGTCAACTTCAACGCCGGCACGCTCGGCGTCTCCATGGTCGAGGGCAGGATCTCGGCCGGGGTCGTCGTCGGGGACGGCAGCGACATCGGCGGCGGCGCATCGATGATGGGCACCCTGTCCGGCGGCGGCCGCGAGACGAACGCCCTCGGTCGCCGGTCGCTCCTCGGGGCGAACTCGGGCCTCGGCATCCCGCTCGGTGACGACTGCGTGGTCGAGGCGGGCCTGTACGTCACGGCCGGCACCAAGGTGACAGTCGTCGACGACGACGTGCTCGACGACCTGCCTGCCGACCCTGGCGCGCCGGGGCCACGCGTCGTCAAGGCCCGTGAGCTGACCGGGCGCAACGGGCTGCTGTTCCGCCGCAACTCCGTCTCCGGTGCGGTCGAGGTGCTGCGCCGGACCGGTGTCGGCATCGACCTCAATCCCGAGCTGCACACGAACTGACAGTGCTCACAGTGCTCACAGTGACCGACCGACACCTGCACCCCTGACCCGAGAGCCACCGATGCCACTGACACCCGCTGCCCGACGCCGCCGGGCCGTCGTGCGCGCCGTCGCCGGGACGGCCGTGTTCGCCACCGCAGTCACCGGCGCTGCGGTAGGGGTCGCCGCGTACCTGCGGCACCTGGATGCCGTGCCGCTGGTCGTGCGGTGCGCGGCGCTCTCGGACGGCACGTCGTGGTACCTGGACCCGGACCAGGCCGACACCGCAGCCCTGCTCTCGGCGACGAGCCTCCAGCGCGGGCTGCCGGCCCGGGCGACCACCATCGCGCTGGCGACCGGCCTGCAGGAGTCGAAGCTGCGCAACGTCGACCACGGCGACCGGGACTCGATCGGCATCTTCCAGCAGCGCCCGTCGCAGGGCTGGGGCTCGGTCGAGCAGATCATGGACCCGGTGTACTCGACCAACGCGTTCTACGACGCACTGGTGCGGGTCGACGGCTATCAGGAGCTGCCCGTCACGGAGGCCGCCCAGGCTGTCCAGCACTCGGGCTACCCGGACGCGTACGCCCAGCACGAGGCCAGCTCCCGGGCCTGGGCGTCGGCGATGTACGGCTACACCGCAGGTTCGATCACGTGCACGCTCGACGAGCCGGACGCCGCCGGCGACCCGCAGAGCGTGGTCGCCCGGGTCGCGCGGGACTTCGGCGGGCTCACCACCGTCGTCGACGCCGACGGGGTCGTCGAGGTGGACGCGACGTCGATGGCGGGCTCACCGGAGGACGGCGAGCGGCTCGGGTGGGCCGTGGCGCACTGGGCCGTGTCGGTCGCATCACCGCTGGAGATCACGCGCGTCCAGCACACGGACCGGACCTGGGACCGCAGCGAGGGCGCGTGGGTGCGCAACGAGGGTGAGCCCGTCCCCGCGGGTCAGGTGCGGATCACCGTCGCCGGTTGACCGCCGACCTCAGCGTGCGAGGGGCTCGGGGTAGTCCCGCACCGTCGGGCCGGTGTAGATCTGCCGGGGGCGGCCGATCTTGGTCGCCGGGTCGAGCATCATCTCGCGCCACTGGGCGATCCAGCCGGGCATCCGGCCGACGGCGAAGATCGGCGTGAACATGTTCGTCGGGAAGCCCATCGCCTTGTAGAGCAGGCCGGTGTAGAAGTCGACGTTGGGGTAGAGCTTGCGCTCGATGAAGTAGTCGTCGCTGAGGGCGATCTCCTCCAGGCGCATGGCGATGTCGAGCATCTCGTCCCGCTTGCCCAGCTGGGACAGGACCTCGTCGGCTGCCCGCTTGACGATCGCGGCCCGCGGGTCGTAGTTCTTGTAGACCCGGTGCCCGAAGCCCATCAGGCGCACACCGTCCTCCTTGGCCTTGACCCGCCGCATGAAGTCGGTGGCGTCGCCCCCGTCGGCCTTGATCTCGTCGAGCATCTGGAGCACTGCCTCGTTCGCTCCCCCGTGCAGCGGCCCGGACAGCGCGTTGACGCCGGCCGAGACGGAGGCGAACAGGTTGGCGTGGCTCGACCCGACGATGCGCACCGTCGACGTCGAGCAGTTCTGCTCGTGATCGGCGTGCAGCAGGAGCAGCAGGTCCAGGGCCTTGGCCGTCGTCGGGTCGACGTCGTAGTACGCACCGTTGGGCTGGAACGCCATCCGCAGGAAGTCGGCGACGTACCCGCGACCACGGTCCGGGCCGATCATCTGCTGGCCGACCGAACGACGGTAGGCATAGGCCGCGATCGTCGGAGCCTTGGCCAGCAGCAGCACGGTCGCGAGCTCGACGGTCGCCGGGTCGAACGGGTCGGCGGCCTCCGGGTAGTAGCCGGGCAGCGCCGAGACCGCGCTGGACAGGACGGCCATCGGGTGCGCGTTGGTCGGGAAGGCACCGATCAGGGCCTTGAAGTTGTCATGCAGGTGCGTGTGCCGCTCGACGCGCTCGATCCACGAGGAGAGCTGGTCGGATGTCGGCAGCTCGCCGTGCGTGAGCAGGTAGGACACCTCGAGGAACGAGGACTTCGCGGCGAGCTGCTCGATCGGGTAGCCGCGGTAGAGCAGGACACCCTTGTCGCCGTCGATGTAGGTGATCTCCGACTCGCACGAGGCGGTGTTCATGAAACCGGGGTCGACGGTGACCAGGCCCGTCTCCTTGAGCAACGACGAGACCACGACTCCGTCGTTGCCGACTGAAGCCTTCACCACGGGTAGGCGCATCTCGTGGTCACCCACGGTCAGCGAGACAGGTGCGATAGCGGTCGCGATGTCAGTCATGGTTCCTCCTCGCGGACCCTCGGCACCGGTGGTGAGATGGCGGGGTCCAGACGTGCTGCGTGGGCGTCGTCGGCCACGATGACGGTACCTGCGGGCAGGGCTGGGAGCACAATCGAGCATGGGTAGAACGTCCCGACTGTGACGTGATCCGTGTCACACAGGGGCCGGTTGGGTCCTGGCCATGCTCAGGTCAAGGCCAAGTAAAGCAGACTTTGCGGCCGCCGACGACAGTTTCAGGCGCCGGTCAGCCGGGCCGCTGCGCGCACGACCGTCTCGTCCGACGCCGTCAGCGCGACCCGCACGTGGCGGGCGCCGGCGGGCCCGTAGAACGAGCCCGGTGCCACGAGGATGCCGAGGTCGGCCAGGTCGGCGACCGTCTGCCAGCAGTCCTGCCCGGCGCCTGCCGCCCGAACCCACAGGTACAGCCCGGCCGGCGACGCGTCGATCTCGAGCCCCGCCACCTCGAACGCCTCGACGAGCACCCGCCGCCGTCTGCGGTACCGCTCGCGCTGGGCGTCGACGTGGGCGTCGTCGGCCAGCGCGACGGCCATCGCCGCCTGCACCGGCCCGGGCACCATCATCCCGGCGTGCTTGCGGACCTCGAGCAGCCGATGGACGAGATCCTGGTCGCCCGCGACGAAGGCCGCACGGTACCCCGCGAGGTTCGACTGCTTGGACAGCGAGTGCACGGCGAGCAGGCCGTCGTGCCGGCCACCGCAGACCCGCGGGTCGAGGATGCTCGGCACGCCGCCGCTCGCCCACGGCTCGTCCCACGCCAGCAGGGCGTAGCACTCGTCGCTCGCGACGACGGCGCCGATCCGTCGCGCGGCCTCGACCACACCGCGCAGCTCGTCGACCCCGAGGACCTGCCCGGTCGGGTTCGACGGCGAGTTCACCCAGACCAGCCGGACGTCGTCCCGCCCGGACCATGCTGCGACGTCGTCCGCCGGCAGCGCCGAGGCCCCGGCCAGTCGGGCGCCGACGTCGTAGGTGGGGTAGGCCGCCTCAGGGTGCACGACGACGTCGCCGTGGCCGAGTCCCAGCACGGACGGCAACCACGCGACGAGCTCCTTGGAGCCGATGGTCGGCAGCACGGCCGTCGGGGTGAGACCCGCGACCCCGCGACGCCGGGCGAACCACGCGACCACCGCCGCACGCAGCTCGGCGGTGCCCTGCGTGGTCGGGTAGCCGGGCGCATCGGCCGCGGCGGCGAGCGCCTCGCGGACCAGGGAGGGCGTCGGGTCGACCGGCGTGCCGACCGAGAGGTCGACGATCCCGTCCGGGTGCATGCGGGCACGGTCGGCGTACGGGACGAGGGTGTCCCAGGGGAAGTCCGGCAGGCTACCGGTCAGGAGGCCCATCGCTAGTGCGTACCACGCGGACGGGTCACCGTCACGTCGTGCCGGTCTGCGGCGGCAGGGCCGCGACGATCGGGTGGTCGTAGTCGATCTCGCCGAGCTTGGCGGCACCGCCCGGCGAGCCCAGCACGTCGAAGAACTCCACGTTGGCCTTGTAGTACTCGCTCCACTGCTCGGGGACGTCGTCCTCGTAGTAGATCGCCTCGACGGGGCACACCGGCTCGCACGCCCCGCAGTCGACGCACTCGTCGGGGTGGATGTACAGCGAGCGCTTGCCCTCGTAGATGCAGTCGACCGGACACTCCTCGATGCAGGCCTTGTCCTTGACGTCGACGCAGGGCTGAGCGATCACATAGGTCACGGGCGGTCCCTCCAAGGATGCCGAGAGCGCAGTCAGCGCCGTCCGGCGCACCGGACCTAGTATCCCCCACGTGAGTCGATACGCGTCGGACGGCCCGCAGTGAGCGGCCCGTGGCAGGCCTGGCCCGTCGGGGTCCGCGTCGTGGTGCGCCGACACCTGCCGGAGGGCGGGTACTCGGACGTCTTGGGTGAGGTCCTGGTCACCGGTCCGGACGGGGTACGGCTCCTGACCCGGCGCGGCGAGGTCACCGTCGACGCGGCCGAGATCGCGGTGGGCAAGATCGTGCCGCCGGCTGTCCCCCGGCGGCGCCGCCGAGAGACCTGAGCGACGCCGGCGAGGGACGCGAGGGGCTCAGCCGGCCGGGGTCGGAGCCGGGCCGCAGACCACTGTGTTCTGCGGCTTGTAGCGCACCGTCCAGGACTCCGTGTCCTGCTCGACCCCCTGCAGGAGCACCCGACGCGTCACGGTCACGGTGAAGCCCTGGTTGCCGGCCGACTGCGGCTCGCAGGTGGGTGACTGGGAGTAGACGGTCGTCGGTGCGACGACGTTCGAGCGCCCACTGGTGGTCGACTCCACGGTCCAGTGCGGCGTCCCCCAGATCCGCACGTACACCCGGCCCCCCTCGACCCAGGACTGCACGAGCGCGCCGTAGGGAGTGTTGTTCTTCCACTGCATGTCGAGCACGCCGGTGAAGATCGTCGCCTCGCGCCCCTCGGGGTACCGCGAGAACCACTCGCTGTGCGGGTGGTGCTCGACGTCCTCGAAGCCGGCGAGGTACGCGGCGTTGTACGTGGTCGTCGACAGCTGGGACAGGCCACCGCCCCACGCGTCGGTGTGCTCACCGCTGACGATCGCGCCGGCCTGGACGAACCCGTGCGCGGCGTCGATCGGTCCCAGCGCCTCGGTGAGGCTGAAGGTCTCGCCGGGCCGGATCAGCGTGCCGCTGATGATGCTCGCCCCGTTGGCGATGTTCCCTGTGCGCTTCGGCTCGCTGTTCAGCGGGGTCGAGAACTCCGAGACGATCTGCGTGACGCCGAGCGCCTCGAGCTCGGCCGTCGACTCCGCCGGGTCGGTCTCGACGAGCTCGACCCGCGCCGTGCGGTCGCTACCCGTCGCCGCGACTGCGACCGCCGCCGCCAGGGCGTCCGGGTCGAGGGTTGTGCCCGGGATGCCGGGAACGATCACCGGGGCGCCGTTCTCGAAGGCGAACGACGCATCCGACGGGGACGTGAGGAGGTTGGTCGTGCGGGCGGTCACCGCCTCGACCAGCAGGGCACCGTCGAGCTGGAGCACGAGGGTGCCCTCGTCGGGCACGAAGGACGCAGCCGACGCGACCACATCGGCCGGCAGCTCGGCGATCTGGTCGGCGACGGCCACGCTCACCGGCGCGCCGGCCAGCGGACGACCCACCTCGTCGATGGCCCGCTCGACCTCCGCCTGCGTGATGGTCGGCGGGGTGACCGTCGTGGGCAGCTCGATCGGCCGGGGCGCCGTCAGCCAGCCCGCAGTGATGCGTCCGACCGCGACCTCGGGGTCGACAGCTGCGCCGTCGACCGCCTCCGTGCCCTGGGCCTGACCGTCGACGAAGACCACGGTGCCGTCGATCGGCTCCGTCACCAGGGCGTCGGCGACCTCGCCGACGACCACCTCGAGAGCGGCCTCGTCGATGTCGCTGACGGGCTGGACGATGCCGGTCCCGAAGAGCTGGTGCCACAGCCGGCTCGGCTCGAGGCCGAAGCCGGTGAGCCCGTCGACCGTCGCCTGGGCGTCCAGGGCGAGGCCAGCGGCGACCGGGTCGAGCTCCGTGCGCTTGTCCCCGGCCGCGACCGCGATCGGCTCCGTCGACGCCGCAGCCAGGGAGTCGTCCAGAAGGGCGACGGCCTCGTTCGACGCCAGGCCGCCGATCTCGACGCCCGCGACCGTCGCACCCGGGGGCACGCGGTCGGACCAGAGCCACAGCGCTCCGACGTAGAGCCCACCGAGGACCACGACGAGCGCCGCGAACAGACCGACGACCCTCGGCCACCGCCGACGACGGTGCTCGTTGGGGAAGACGTCCATCGGCGAGTCGTCGTGCCGGTCCTGGTCCGGCTCCGGCGTGCGGGTGCGGTCCGGTGTCCGGGTCGTGCCCGAGGCGACCGCACCCACAGCGGCAGCGACGGCGGTGACCGGAGGCGGTGGTGACGACTGTGACGACGGGTCGGCCGGCGGGAGCTCGGTGCGGTCGGAGAGCTCTGAGCGGTCGAAGGGCGAGATCCGCACCGGCGGGGGTGGAGGTGGCGTCGCGGCCGGGGACCCGACAGCCGGGGTGGGTGCAGGAGCGATCGGGGGCATGACCATGGTCGGCGCGTCCCACGGCCGCGGGCTCCACCGGTCGGTCGCACCGTCAGGCTCGAAGGCGTCAGCGGCCGCGGGCGCGGGTGTCGGCTCGGGTGCGGGCGTGGGCTCGGGCGCGAGCTCCGGCGCGGGCACGGGTGCGGGCGCGAGCTCCGGCGCGGGCACGGGTGCGGGCGCGGGCTCCGGCTCCGGCTCCGGCTCCGGTGCAGCTTCCAGCTCGGGTACGGGCTCCGGTGCGGCCTCCGGCTCGGGTACGGGCTCCGGTGCCGACTCCGACTCCGGTGCGGCCGCAGCTTCCGGCTGCGCCGCGTGCTCGGGCTCGGGCTCCGATGCGGCGATCGCCTCGGGCTCCGGTGCCGACTCGGGCTCGGCCGCGGGCGTGGGTTCGGGCGCCGCCGCCGGCTCGGTCGAGACCTCCGGCTCGTTCGCTCCCGTGGGCACGACAGCGGGTTCGGCGGCCGCGGGCACGCCATCCTCGGACGAGTCCCGCGCGACGTCTGGCGCCGGCGCGTCCTCGTGCTCCTGGCCCACCGCCTCAGTCGGTACCTCGACGACCCCGTCAGTCGCGGCGTCGTCAGCCACGGCCTCGTCGGGTCGGTTCTCGACCGTCCCGGCCTCGCGCGGAGCGACCTGGGCGTCGTCGTCAACGACGTCGTTCTGTCGTCCGTCGGTCATCGGCTCTGTTCTCCCCTGCACATCTCGGCGAGCCCGACGCCCGCCCGCGCGATTCTATGTCTGCCGTCTGTCACTCGGGCGCGCCGCCGACGGGTCGTTCGCTGAACCATCCTGCCGGCGCCAGGCGGGCCAGCCCGATCACCAACGCGCTGGCGTACCAGGCGTACCCGATGGGTTGCGCCGCGATCAGGACGTCGCCACCGGGTCCACGCAGACCGAGCAGGCCGATGACGGTCACCAGGCCGAGGCCGAGGGACAGCATCCCGAGCCAACCCGCCCAGGCCCGAGCGAGCACCGCCGCGACGAGGACGATCAGCAGCGCCAGGCCCAGGCCGAACGGCTGTGCCGACCGATGGATGCCGGTCCCCACGAGCCCGATGACGGCGCCCACCAGGACGGCTCCGGTACAGCGGGCGAGCACGCGCCCGGTCAGCATCTCCACGGCCGCAAGGCTACACAGTCGCCGTGGACGGCGGCCGGGACCGCCCAGGGACGCAGGTCAGGACCCCTCGCGCGCGGCCACACCCACCGGCCAGCTGACCGGCCCGTGCTCGCGGCCCACCGCGTACCGGTACGTCTCCACGGCCAGGAGCGGAGCTAGGACGTCGTTGCTCAGCGCGAGACTGCCGAGCAGCGGGCCGGCACCGTGCGCGCGAACCGCATGGACCTGTGTCCGGTGGGCGCGCAGCGCACCGAGCACCCGATCGACCACCGGCCGGACGTCGACGCGCACGTCGACGACCTCGGGCTCGACCGCGCCGGCCGGCAGGGGGCCGGTGGGGTCGGGCCCGACGAGACGGTCGTGCGCAAGGGGAGCCAGGGCCGCGTAACCGGCCCGGAGGAGCTGTGCGTCGAGGACGGCCCAGAGCACGACGGGGACCCGGAACGGCTCGGCGCCTGCGAGCTCGCCGAGCTCGGCGAGCACGACCGCGCGCTGCACCACGCGGTGGGCCGTGATGTGGTCCGGGTGACCGTAGCCACCACCGGGTTCGTACCCCACGACGACATCGGGCCGCCGGTCGCGGATCACCGCGGCGAGCCGCACCGCGGCGGCGTCGAGGTCGGCTGCGACGAAGGCCCCGGCCGGCAGCGCAGCGGCCGGGCCAGCACGACCGACGCCCGCCCAGGCCATGCCCGAGTCCGTGTACCGGGCCGCTGACGTCTCGACGTCGGACGACGCCACCTGGTCGAGGAACAGGTGGTCGCTCACCCCCAGGGCGCGCAAGGCGTCGGCCAGCTCGCCCTCGCGGTGCGCCGCGAGTGCGGGCCCGTCGCCCTCCAGGTGGGCGAGCTCGTCGCCGATGACCTCGCCCCGCTCACCGCGGGTGCACGTGACGACAGTCACCGGCCGACCGGCCTGCGACCAGGTCGCCAGCAGCGCCCCGGTGCTCAGGGTCTCGTCGTCGGGGTGGGCGTGGACGGCAAGCAGGCATCCCTCAGCCGGCAACGGCCCTCCCGTCAGGTCAGGGTGTCCACCGTCACCGGTGGGCACCTCAGCGACGTCAGGCGCGCTTGGCGCGCGCCGTGAGGCGGCCACGGTCGGTCTGGTCGAGGACCACCTTGCGCAGGCGGACGACGTCCGGCGTGACCTCGACGCACTCGTCCTCCCGGGCGAACTCGAGGGACTCCTCGAGCGTCAGGTGACGCGGCGGAGTGAGGTTCTCGAACGTGTCGCTGGCGGCGGCGCGCATGTTCGTGAGCTTCTTCTCCTTGGTGATGTTGACGTCCATGTCCTCGTTACGCGAGTTCTCGCCGACGATCATGCCCTCGTAGACCTCCTGCGTGGGGTCGACGAAGAACGACCCGCGCTCCTGCAGGTTGACCATGGCGAAGGGGGTGACCTTGCCCGGGCGGTCCGCGACGAGCGAGCCGTTGGTGCGGGTCTCGATCGCGCCGACCCACGGCTCGTAGCCGTGCGCGATCGACGAGGCGATCCCGGTGCCGCGGGTGTCCGTGAGGAACTGGGTGCGGAAGCCGATCAGCCCGCGTGCCGGCACGACGAACTCCATCCGGACCCAGCCGGTGCCGTGGTTCGACATCGTCTCCATCCGGCCCTTGCGCTGGGCCAGCAGCTGGGTGACCGCTCCGAGGTACTCCTCCGGCACGTCGATGGTCATGTGCTCCATCGGCTCGTTGATCTTGCCGTCGATGACCCTGGTGACCACCTGGGGCTTGCCCACCGTCAGCTCGAAGCCCTCGCGGCGCATCTGCTCGACGAGGATGGCGAGTGCGAGCTCACCGCGGCCCTGGACCTCCCACGCGTCGGGACGCTCGGTCGGCAGCACGCGGAGCGACACGTTGCCGACCAGCTCGCTGTCGAGACGGTCCTTGACCTGACGGGCGGTGACCTTGTGGTTCTTGCCGCCCTTGCCGGCCAGCGGCGCGGTGTTGATCCCGATCGTCATGGAGATCGCGGGGTCGTCGACCTTGATCAGCGGCAGCGGGCGCGGGTCGTCGATGTCGGTGAGCGTCTCGCCGATGGTGATGTCCGCGATGCCTGCGACAGCCACGATGTCACCGGGGCCGGCCTGGTCGGTCGGGACCCGCTCGAGCGCCTTGGTCGTGAGCAGCTCGGTGATCTTGACGGTCTGCAGCGTCCCGTCGGCCCGGGCCCAGGCGACCTGCTGACCCTTGCGGATCGTCCCGTTGAAGACGCGGAGGAGGGCGAGGCGGCCGAGGAACGGCGAGGCGTCGAGGTTGGTGACGTGCGCCTGCAGCGGGGCACCCTCCTCGTAGGACGGTGCCGGGATCTTCTCGAGGATCATCGCGAACAGCGGCTCGAGGTCGGGGCTGTCGGGCATGGTGCCGTCGGCGGGCTGGGTCCGTGACGCGCGACCGGCCTTGGCTGCGGCGTACACCACGGGGACGTCGAGGATCGCGTCCAGGTCGAGGTCGGGGACGTCGTCGTGCAGGTCGCTGGCCAGGCCGAGCAGCAGGTCGGTGGACTCCGCCACGACCTCCGAGATGCGCGAGTCCGGCCGGTCGACCTTGTTCACGAGCAGGATCACCGGCAGCTTGGCCTCGAGGGCCTTGCGCAGCACGAAGCGGGTCTGGGGCAGCGGACCCTCGCTCGCGTCGACCAGGAGCACGACACCGTCGACCATGGACAGGCCGCGCTCGACCTCGCCACCGAAGTCGGCGTGCCCCGGGGTGTCGATGACGTTGATCGTGACCCCGTCCGGCTGACCGGCCGCGGCAGCAGCCGGGCCCCGGTACCTGATGGCCGTGTTCTTGGCCAGGATCGTGATGCCCTTCTCACGCTCCAGGTCGCCCGAGTCCATGGCCCGCACATCCACGTGCGCGTGCGCACCGAAGGAACCGGACTGCCACAGCATGGCGTCCACCAGGGTGGTCTTGCCGTGGTCGACGTGGGCGACGATCGCGACGTTGCGCAGGTCGGAGCGCACAGGCATGCGGGTACTCATCTCAGAAGGTGGGGAGCGCGCCGCATCATGAGGCGCCGTCCGATTCTACCGGCAACTGGCCGCGGCTGCCCCCCAGCACCGTCAGGCACCCCTCCGGGTGACCCGGAAGGGTGCCTGACCTGCGACGACGGACCGGCTGGACTAGCGAGGCGGTCCGAAGCCCTGGTCTTCTTCCTCGATCTCGACGTACGAGCTCTCGGAGGGCGCCCGGTGCACGCCGGCCTTGATCGCCTCGTCCTCGAGGATGCGGTCGCGAGCCTCGCGGCGCACCCGCTGCTCCGCCGGGTCGGGCACCGGCACGGCAGCGAGCAGCCGCTTGGTGTAGTCGTCCTGCGGGTCGGTCAGGACCTGCTCGCGGGAGCCGAACTCGACGAGCTTGCCCTGGTGCATGACGGCGATCCGGCTCGCGAGCAGCTCGACGACCGCGAGGTCGTGGCTGATGAACAGGCAGGCGAAGCCGTGCTCGCGCTGGAGCTCCAGGAAGAGCTCGAGCACGCGCGCCTGCACCGAGACGTCGAGCGCCGACGTCGGCTCGTCCGCCACCAGCACCTTGGGGCTCAGGGCGAGCGCCCGCGCAATCCCGACCCGCTGCCGCTGCCCGCCGGACAGCTCGTGCGGGTACCGGTTGCGCATCGAGCGTGGCAGGTGCACCTGGTCGAGGAGCGCCTCGATCCGGCGCTGCAGCTCGGCGCCCTTGGCGACCTTGTGCAGCCGGAG from Cellulomonas sp. KRMCY2 includes:
- a CDS encoding citrate synthase, with the translated sequence MTDIATAIAPVSLTVGDHEMRLPVVKASVGNDGVVVSSLLKETGLVTVDPGFMNTASCESEITYIDGDKGVLLYRGYPIEQLAAKSSFLEVSYLLTHGELPTSDQLSSWIERVERHTHLHDNFKALIGAFPTNAHPMAVLSSAVSALPGYYPEAADPFDPATVELATVLLLAKAPTIAAYAYRRSVGQQMIGPDRGRGYVADFLRMAFQPNGAYYDVDPTTAKALDLLLLLHADHEQNCSTSTVRIVGSSHANLFASVSAGVNALSGPLHGGANEAVLQMLDEIKADGGDATDFMRRVKAKEDGVRLMGFGHRVYKNYDPRAAIVKRAADEVLSQLGKRDEMLDIAMRLEEIALSDDYFIERKLYPNVDFYTGLLYKAMGFPTNMFTPIFAVGRMPGWIAQWREMMLDPATKIGRPRQIYTGPTVRDYPEPLAR
- a CDS encoding PIG-L family deacetylase translates to MPAEGCLLAVHAHPDDETLSTGALLATWSQAGRPVTVVTCTRGERGEVIGDELAHLEGDGPALAAHREGELADALRALGVSDHLFLDQVASSDVETSAARYTDSGMAWAGVGRAGPAAALPAGAFVAADLDAAAVRLAAVIRDRRPDVVVGYEPGGGYGHPDHITAHRVVQRAVVLAELGELAGAEPFRVPVVLWAVLDAQLLRAGYAALAPLAHDRLVGPDPTGPLPAGAVEPEVVDVRVDVRPVVDRVLGALRAHRTQVHAVRAHGAGPLLGSLALSNDVLAPLLAVETYRYAVGREHGPVSWPVGVAAREGS
- the dapD gene encoding 2,3,4,5-tetrahydropyridine-2,6-dicarboxylate N-succinyltransferase, with the protein product MTQRIAWGHGLATVLTGRGPIGADQVLDVWYPKPALGPTTDDDASTALLARLEAITTTDDARQVRTVVVTTQIDLDAPPSGTADAYLRLHLLSHRLVPPHGQNLDGIFAVLPNVVWTDRGPCAPENFEDTRLRMRAAHGTAPTVYGVDRFPRMVDYVLPSGVRIADADRVRLGAHLAEGTTVMHEGFVNFNAGTLGVSMVEGRISAGVVVGDGSDIGGGASMMGTLSGGGRETNALGRRSLLGANSGLGIPLGDDCVVEAGLYVTAGTKVTVVDDDVLDDLPADPGAPGPRVVKARELTGRNGLLFRRNSVSGAVEVLRRTGVGIDLNPELHTN
- the fdxA gene encoding ferredoxin — encoded protein: MTYVIAQPCVDVKDKACIEECPVDCIYEGKRSLYIHPDECVDCGACEPVCPVEAIYYEDDVPEQWSEYYKANVEFFDVLGSPGGAAKLGEIDYDHPIVAALPPQTGTT
- the dapC gene encoding succinyldiaminopimelate transaminase, giving the protein MGLLTGSLPDFPWDTLVPYADRARMHPDGIVDLSVGTPVDPTPSLVREALAAAADAPGYPTTQGTAELRAAVVAWFARRRGVAGLTPTAVLPTIGSKELVAWLPSVLGLGHGDVVVHPEAAYPTYDVGARLAGASALPADDVAAWSGRDDVRLVWVNSPSNPTGQVLGVDELRGVVEAARRIGAVVASDECYALLAWDEPWASGGVPSILDPRVCGGRHDGLLAVHSLSKQSNLAGYRAAFVAGDQDLVHRLLEVRKHAGMMVPGPVQAAMAVALADDAHVDAQRERYRRRRRVLVEAFEVAGLEIDASPAGLYLWVRAAGAGQDCWQTVADLADLGILVAPGSFYGPAGARHVRVALTASDETVVRAAARLTGA
- a CDS encoding VanW family protein, whose translation is MTDGRQNDVVDDDAQVAPREAGTVENRPDEAVADDAATDGVVEVPTEAVGQEHEDAPAPDVARDSSEDGVPAAAEPAVVPTGANEPEVSTEPAAAPEPTPAAEPESAPEPEAIAASEPEPEHAAQPEAAAAPESESAPEPVPEPEAAPEPVPELEAAPEPEPEPEPAPAPVPAPELAPAPVPAPELAPEPTPAPEPTPAPAAADAFEPDGATDRWSPRPWDAPTMVMPPIAPAPTPAVGSPAATPPPPPPVRISPFDRSELSDRTELPPADPSSQSSPPPPVTAVAAAVGAVASGTTRTPDRTRTPEPDQDRHDDSPMDVFPNEHRRRRWPRVVGLFAALVVVLGGLYVGALWLWSDRVPPGATVAGVEIGGLASNEAVALLDDSLAAASTEPIAVAAGDKRTELDPVAAGLALDAQATVDGLTGFGLEPSRLWHQLFGTGIVQPVSDIDEAALEVVVGEVADALVTEPIDGTVVFVDGQAQGTEAVDGAAVDPEVAVGRITAGWLTAPRPIELPTTVTPPTITQAEVERAIDEVGRPLAGAPVSVAVADQIAELPADVVASAASFVPDEGTLVLQLDGALLVEAVTARTTNLLTSPSDASFAFENGAPVIVPGIPGTTLDPDALAAAVAVAATGSDRTARVELVETDPAESTAELEALGVTQIVSEFSTPLNSEPKRTGNIANGASIISGTLIRPGETFSLTEALGPIDAAHGFVQAGAIVSGEHTDAWGGGLSQLSTTTYNAAYLAGFEDVEHHPHSEWFSRYPEGREATIFTGVLDMQWKNNTPYGALVQSWVEGGRVYVRIWGTPHWTVESTTSGRSNVVAPTTVYSQSPTCEPQSAGNQGFTVTVTRRVLLQGVEQDTESWTVRYKPQNTVVCGPAPTPAG
- the typA gene encoding translational GTPase TypA, with protein sequence MPVRSDLRNVAIVAHVDHGKTTLVDAMLWQSGSFGAHAHVDVRAMDSGDLEREKGITILAKNTAIRYRGPAAAAAGQPDGVTINVIDTPGHADFGGEVERGLSMVDGVVLLVDASEGPLPQTRFVLRKALEAKLPVILLVNKVDRPDSRISEVVAESTDLLLGLASDLHDDVPDLDLDAILDVPVVYAAAKAGRASRTQPADGTMPDSPDLEPLFAMILEKIPAPSYEEGAPLQAHVTNLDASPFLGRLALLRVFNGTIRKGQQVAWARADGTLQTVKITELLTTKALERVPTDQAGPGDIVAVAGIADITIGETLTDIDDPRPLPLIKVDDPAISMTIGINTAPLAGKGGKNHKVTARQVKDRLDSELVGNVSLRVLPTERPDAWEVQGRGELALAILVEQMRREGFELTVGKPQVVTRVIDGKINEPMEHMTIDVPEEYLGAVTQLLAQRKGRMETMSNHGTGWVRMEFVVPARGLIGFRTQFLTDTRGTGIASSIAHGYEPWVGAIETRTNGSLVADRPGKVTPFAMVNLQERGSFFVDPTQEVYEGMIVGENSRNEDMDVNITKEKKLTNMRAAASDTFENLTPPRHLTLEESLEFAREDECVEVTPDVVRLRKVVLDQTDRGRLTARAKRA